Proteins from a single region of Sporosarcina sp. P33:
- a CDS encoding SDR family NAD(P)-dependent oxidoreductase — protein sequence MEIVIITGASKGIGRQLLSQFSDTGATVYGMARTNPESLHTMYEVDVADYGKSSAILEGIISQHKDEANSFTLINNAGMIDPISLAGSLDSLKIEQAIQVNLTAPIQLINTFIDALKDFRGTKKVLNISSGAGRHAYEGWSIYCTTKAGLDHFSRVVALEQQKADYPTGIVSIAPGIIDTGMQETIRSSSEKQFPHLKRFIAYKQEGQLSSAQKTAEKLVRFVKETNFLESEPIADIRQFD from the coding sequence ATGGAGATTGTGATCATTACAGGTGCTTCAAAAGGAATTGGCCGTCAATTGCTTAGTCAATTCAGCGATACAGGCGCTACAGTGTACGGGATGGCGCGGACAAACCCGGAGTCATTACATACGATGTATGAAGTGGATGTTGCTGATTATGGGAAATCTTCCGCGATTTTAGAGGGGATAATCAGTCAGCATAAAGATGAAGCGAACTCTTTCACTTTAATTAATAATGCGGGGATGATTGATCCGATCAGTTTGGCCGGCTCTTTGGATTCTCTGAAAATCGAGCAGGCAATTCAAGTGAACTTAACGGCACCGATTCAATTAATCAATACGTTTATTGATGCTTTAAAAGATTTCAGAGGTACGAAGAAAGTTTTAAATATATCATCGGGTGCTGGCCGCCATGCATATGAAGGATGGAGTATTTATTGCACGACGAAAGCTGGTCTCGACCATTTTTCACGGGTTGTTGCACTAGAGCAGCAAAAGGCAGACTATCCGACAGGCATTGTTTCGATTGCGCCGGGTATTATTGACACCGGCATGCAGGAAACTATCCGTTCGTCTTCTGAAAAACAATTCCCGCATCTGAAGCGATTTATCGCGTACAAGCAGGAAGGCCAATTAAGTTCAGCACAAAAGACCGCAGAAAAATTAGTGCGATTTGTGAAGGAAACAAATTTTCTTGAATCAGAGCCAATTGCCGACATCCGTCAATTTGACTGA
- the brnQ gene encoding branched-chain amino acid transport system II carrier protein has protein sequence MEKKLSFSSSLVIGVMLFALFFGAGNLIFPAELGQLAGDQTWKAMLGFLFTGVGLPFLGILAIGFSGKKDLQDLASRIHPVYAVLFTATLYLTIGPFFAAPRTGAVAFDIGVAPFLNGISIDLARFLFTLAFFGISMWLSLNPAKIVDRVGKYLSPLIIIILIGLIVMTVFNPMGTIQAPREPYNEMPFFTGFFEGYNTMDALASLVFGIIVINAMHAMGITNKKQILASTAKTGCVAAGFLAIIYLGIAYLGATSVGLFGQLNGGGPVLSETASYLFGSAGLVLLGVVIMLACLTTAIGLLTACAEYFHAIIPRISYKVFVIFFSAFCLMVANFGLENIINFSLPVLVLLYPLAMVLILLTFAGPLFRQSSMVYRTATMTAFVISFVEALVKFYTLVERQMPNWLIAADELYETYIPYYSEGIGWLIPVLLVTAATGFAAVLSNKGMGNTGVIASNKKG, from the coding sequence ATGGAGAAGAAATTATCGTTTTCGTCAAGCCTAGTTATAGGGGTTATGCTATTCGCACTCTTTTTTGGAGCCGGCAATTTAATCTTTCCCGCGGAGCTTGGGCAGCTCGCTGGAGATCAAACGTGGAAAGCGATGCTCGGCTTTTTATTCACCGGAGTAGGATTGCCTTTCTTAGGTATATTGGCCATTGGTTTTTCAGGGAAGAAAGATTTGCAGGACCTGGCAAGCCGTATTCATCCGGTCTATGCCGTGCTGTTCACAGCGACACTTTATTTAACAATCGGACCGTTCTTTGCTGCCCCTCGAACGGGAGCTGTAGCATTTGACATTGGTGTAGCACCTTTCCTGAACGGAATATCCATTGATTTGGCGCGCTTTCTGTTTACACTTGCCTTTTTTGGAATCAGTATGTGGCTGTCATTGAACCCGGCGAAAATTGTGGATCGGGTAGGGAAGTATTTATCACCGCTCATCATAATCATCCTAATTGGCTTAATTGTTATGACAGTCTTTAATCCGATGGGAACGATACAGGCACCCCGCGAACCATACAATGAAATGCCATTCTTCACCGGTTTCTTTGAAGGATATAACACGATGGATGCGCTGGCCTCACTTGTATTTGGAATCATCGTAATTAACGCAATGCATGCAATGGGGATTACAAATAAAAAACAAATTTTGGCTTCTACTGCCAAAACAGGATGTGTGGCAGCCGGATTTTTAGCGATCATTTATCTTGGAATTGCTTATCTGGGTGCAACGTCTGTCGGTTTATTTGGGCAGCTGAATGGAGGAGGTCCTGTTTTAAGTGAAACAGCTTCGTATCTGTTTGGTTCTGCCGGTCTGGTACTGCTGGGCGTTGTCATCATGCTTGCCTGTCTCACAACAGCGATTGGATTGCTGACTGCATGTGCAGAGTATTTTCATGCAATTATTCCGCGGATCAGTTATAAAGTTTTTGTGATTTTCTTTTCTGCGTTCTGCCTGATGGTGGCAAACTTCGGATTGGAGAATATCATTAATTTTTCCTTGCCTGTTCTCGTCCTGCTCTATCCGCTGGCAATGGTATTGATACTGCTGACGTTCGCCGGACCGTTATTCCGGCAATCCAGCATGGTGTACCGGACTGCAACAATGACTGCGTTCGTAATCAGTTTCGTCGAAGCGCTTGTAAAGTTCTATACTTTAGTGGAACGGCAAATGCCAAATTGGCTAATTGCTGCGGATGAATTGTATGAAACTTACATTCCGTATTATTCAGAGGGCATCGGCTGGCTGATACCTGTCTTACTCGTAACAGCGGCAACAGGCTTTGCAGCTGTGCTGTCCAATAAAGGAATGGGAAATACCGGTGTTATTGCTTCTAATAAAAAAGGCTGA
- a CDS encoding class I SAM-dependent methyltransferase: MADILLHRVLPMAKRMISERVQPGDTVVDATAGNGNDTLFLAELVGETGHVVAFDIQQQALEATNRHLGELAGRATLIHDSHANVREYVQSEISGAMFNLGYLPYSDDLSIITTPSSTIAAIHAMLGLLKKSGIITITVYDGHEGGSEERDALLDYVSTLHQGDVHAIRYELLNQRRNPPFLLALEKMKDFKEVRTVEAGE; encoded by the coding sequence GTGGCGGACATACTACTGCACCGTGTATTGCCGATGGCGAAACGGATGATTTCAGAACGCGTGCAGCCGGGCGACACTGTGGTGGATGCGACGGCAGGAAACGGCAATGATACACTATTTTTGGCCGAATTGGTCGGCGAAACAGGACATGTAGTGGCATTTGATATACAGCAGCAGGCACTTGAAGCAACAAACCGGCATCTCGGTGAACTGGCGGGCCGCGCAACTTTGATCCACGACAGTCATGCAAACGTCAGAGAATATGTGCAAAGTGAAATCAGCGGCGCCATGTTCAACTTAGGCTATTTGCCGTACAGTGATGATCTCAGTATTATTACGACCCCCTCTTCAACTATTGCGGCAATCCATGCCATGCTTGGATTATTGAAAAAGTCGGGAATCATTACGATTACTGTATACGACGGACACGAAGGCGGCAGCGAAGAGCGCGATGCACTGCTCGACTATGTCTCCACACTCCATCAGGGAGATGTGCATGCCATACGCTATGAACTTTTGAATCAAAGAAGAAACCCTCCATTTTTACTGGCACTCGAAAAAATGAAAGATTTCAAAGAGGTACGCACAGTAGAAGCCGGGGAATAA
- a CDS encoding GntR family transcriptional regulator, producing the protein MPIPTNHAQPVRKTAKENAFSQLQKWIIDGTLQPGEKLNDVELAEALGVSRTPIRESLQLLEVQGFVQMFPGKATQVTEVNPESISDLLPPLAALQALSAELSIPNLTDAIIKKLRDTNKRFAQAVEKEDYFQALKIDEKFHQIIVDTADNQYISSMLVSLQAHVRRLFFHNSIILTEKSIAEHEQIIDLMNQRNGEEVTSVMRENWLRAIEEFHSIKKADS; encoded by the coding sequence TTGCCTATACCAACAAATCATGCGCAGCCTGTTCGTAAAACAGCCAAAGAAAATGCGTTTAGTCAATTGCAAAAATGGATTATTGATGGAACTCTGCAGCCGGGCGAAAAATTGAATGATGTTGAACTGGCAGAAGCGCTCGGTGTGAGCCGCACACCAATTCGGGAGTCGCTTCAGCTGCTGGAAGTACAAGGATTCGTTCAGATGTTCCCCGGTAAAGCGACACAGGTAACGGAAGTTAATCCTGAATCCATTTCAGATCTGCTCCCCCCTCTAGCTGCTTTACAGGCTTTGTCGGCAGAATTGTCCATCCCGAATTTGACAGATGCTATCATAAAGAAACTGCGCGATACAAATAAACGCTTTGCGCAGGCAGTAGAAAAAGAAGATTATTTCCAAGCGCTGAAGATCGATGAGAAATTCCATCAGATTATAGTGGACACTGCTGATAACCAGTATATTTCTTCTATGCTCGTCTCTTTGCAGGCGCATGTGCGCAGATTGTTTTTCCATAACTCTATTATACTGACGGAAAAATCGATTGCTGAACATGAACAGATTATTGATTTAATGAATCAGCGAAACGGAGAAGAAGTAACCAGTGTCATGCGGGAAAACTGGCTCCGCGCAATTGAGGAATTTCATTCAATTAAGAAAGCAGATTCCTGA
- a CDS encoding cation acetate symporter, protein MSWISYVIFFAVIALTLYITYWAAKQTTTASDFYTAGGSLTGWQNGMAIAGDYLSAASFLGIAGAISLNGFDGFYYSIGWLTAYLVVLFLIAEPLRNLGKFTMADMIGARFGAKKVRGAAALNTITIVMFYMLAQLVGAGALIKLLFGIEYWIAVLIVGTMMLIYVLFGGMTATSWVQIVKAILLMAGTVIISFLVLMKFNFNFIGMFETMKTATPHGEAFLHSGVVYKDTIGLISVLIALVLGTAGLPHILMRFFTVKDAKTARSSVIYSVWIIGIFYVLTIFLGFGAAKFVGSDAIIAENAAGNMAAPMLAGVLGGDALESFVAAVAFATILAVVAGLVLSGASAIAHDIYGQIFKNGKVTEKEQVNAARWASIAIGVFSILLALGSEKLNVAFLVSLAFCVAASANVPTILLTIYWKRFNTTGAVASMLTGLIVALVLVAISPSVLNPVEGATLITGNPIFPYSNPAIVSVPAGFLAAWIGTIVSSKRHEKDEVAYAEVRFKAETGYKELDL, encoded by the coding sequence ATGAGTTGGATTTCCTACGTTATATTCTTCGCAGTAATCGCGTTGACGCTCTATATTACATACTGGGCGGCGAAACAGACAACTACAGCAAGTGATTTCTATACTGCCGGCGGATCATTAACTGGTTGGCAAAATGGTATGGCCATCGCCGGTGACTATTTATCGGCAGCATCTTTCCTGGGTATCGCCGGTGCGATTTCACTTAACGGTTTCGATGGTTTCTATTATAGTATTGGCTGGTTAACAGCTTATCTGGTTGTATTATTCTTAATTGCTGAACCACTTCGTAACCTTGGTAAATTTACGATGGCAGATATGATCGGTGCCCGATTCGGCGCAAAGAAAGTGCGAGGAGCTGCAGCATTAAATACGATCACTATTGTAATGTTCTACATGCTTGCACAGCTGGTCGGTGCGGGTGCGCTTATTAAATTACTATTCGGTATTGAGTATTGGATCGCAGTTCTAATCGTTGGAACAATGATGTTAATCTATGTTCTATTCGGCGGAATGACTGCAACAAGCTGGGTACAAATTGTTAAAGCTATTCTTTTGATGGCGGGTACAGTTATTATCTCCTTCCTTGTGCTTATGAAGTTCAATTTCAACTTCATTGGTATGTTCGAGACAATGAAAACCGCTACTCCTCATGGTGAAGCGTTCCTTCACTCAGGGGTTGTTTATAAAGACACAATTGGACTAATTTCAGTATTGATTGCCTTAGTTTTGGGTACTGCTGGTCTTCCGCACATCTTAATGCGTTTCTTCACAGTAAAGGATGCGAAAACAGCACGTTCTTCCGTTATCTATTCTGTATGGATTATCGGTATTTTCTATGTATTGACGATCTTCCTTGGATTTGGCGCAGCTAAATTCGTTGGATCAGACGCAATCATTGCAGAAAACGCTGCAGGAAACATGGCGGCACCAATGCTTGCCGGAGTTCTCGGCGGAGATGCACTTGAATCGTTCGTTGCAGCTGTAGCATTCGCTACAATTCTTGCAGTTGTTGCTGGTCTTGTACTTTCTGGTGCATCTGCAATCGCTCACGATATTTACGGACAAATCTTCAAAAATGGTAAGGTAACAGAGAAGGAGCAAGTAAATGCAGCTCGATGGGCTTCTATTGCAATCGGTGTATTCTCTATCCTTCTGGCTCTTGGTTCTGAAAAGCTGAACGTTGCGTTCTTGGTATCACTTGCATTCTGTGTTGCTGCTTCCGCAAACGTACCAACGATTCTGTTAACTATTTACTGGAAGCGTTTCAACACAACAGGTGCTGTTGCATCCATGTTGACAGGTCTAATCGTTGCACTTGTTCTAGTTGCGATCAGCCCATCTGTATTGAATCCGGTTGAAGGGGCTACTCTTATCACTGGAAATCCGATCTTCCCATATTCTAACCCGGCTATTGTTTCTGTGCCAGCAGGTTTCCTTGCTGCATGGATCGGTACAATTGTTAGCTCTAAGCGTCACGAAAAAGACGAAGTCGCTTATGCAGAAGTTCGATTCAAAGCAGAAACTGGTTACAAAGAACTTGATCTGTAA
- a CDS encoding DUF485 domain-containing protein has product MSNHGARGKSTLDYEKIVETEDFKGLVKRKKTFATPFVVFFFAAYFILPLLTGYTKVLEKPAIGAMTWTWVYAFSMFVMVWIFTSIYMNKARHFDVEVDEIIEKNVLK; this is encoded by the coding sequence ATGAGCAATCACGGGGCGCGTGGAAAATCCACATTAGATTATGAAAAGATTGTTGAAACTGAAGACTTTAAAGGTCTTGTAAAAAGAAAGAAGACTTTCGCCACACCTTTTGTTGTTTTCTTCTTCGCAGCGTACTTTATTCTTCCTTTATTAACGGGCTACACAAAAGTTTTAGAAAAACCTGCAATTGGTGCAATGACTTGGACTTGGGTCTATGCATTCTCCATGTTCGTAATGGTATGGATCTTCACTTCCATCTACATGAACAAAGCAAGACATTTTGATGTTGAAGTAGACGAAATTATAGAGAAAAACGTTCTTAAATAA
- a CDS encoding TIGR01212 family radical SAM protein (This family includes YhcC from E. coli K-12, an uncharacterized radical SAM protein.): MNEINFPFPSEGKRYHTWSRHLKDTFGCKIAKVALDAGFDCPNRDGTVAHGGCTFCSVAGSGDFAGDRVDTIDVQFAEIKERSQRKWKDAKYMAYFQAYTNTHAPLPVLKEKFEAALAQEGVVALSIATRPDCLPDDVVEYLAELNERTYLWVELGLQTVHESTAKLVNRAHDFECYKEGVDKLRKHNINICSHIINGLPGETEEMMMETARAVAKLDVQGIKIHLLHLLKGTPMVKQYEKGKLKFLTKEAYINLVVDQLEIIPPEMIVHRITGDGPIDLLIGPMWSVTKWEVLNGIDRELERRNSWQGKKHLQEVK, from the coding sequence ATGAATGAAATCAATTTTCCGTTTCCGAGCGAAGGGAAACGATACCATACATGGTCAAGACATCTAAAGGATACATTCGGCTGTAAAATCGCGAAAGTGGCATTAGACGCTGGCTTTGACTGCCCGAACCGTGACGGCACAGTTGCGCATGGCGGCTGCACGTTTTGCAGCGTGGCGGGTTCAGGCGATTTTGCCGGAGACCGCGTCGATACGATAGATGTCCAATTCGCTGAAATCAAAGAACGGTCCCAGCGCAAATGGAAAGACGCGAAATACATGGCATATTTCCAGGCATATACGAATACGCATGCCCCCCTCCCTGTTCTGAAAGAAAAGTTTGAAGCTGCATTGGCACAGGAAGGCGTAGTCGCGCTGTCAATTGCCACGCGTCCTGACTGCCTGCCGGATGACGTTGTGGAATATTTGGCTGAGCTGAACGAACGCACCTATCTTTGGGTGGAACTCGGCCTGCAGACCGTCCATGAGTCTACAGCCAAACTCGTTAACCGGGCACATGATTTCGAATGTTATAAAGAAGGCGTCGACAAGCTGCGCAAACATAATATTAATATTTGCAGCCATATCATCAACGGACTGCCCGGTGAGACAGAAGAAATGATGATGGAAACTGCCCGAGCGGTAGCGAAGCTCGATGTACAGGGCATCAAAATACATTTGCTTCACTTATTAAAAGGCACGCCTATGGTAAAGCAATATGAAAAAGGCAAGCTCAAATTCCTGACGAAGGAAGCTTATATTAATCTGGTGGTGGATCAGCTTGAAATTATCCCGCCTGAAATGATTGTGCACCGTATTACAGGCGACGGTCCGATTGACTTATTGATTGGACCGATGTGGAGCGTCACCAAGTGGGAAGTTCTGAACGGCATTGACCGGGAACTCGAGCGGCGCAATAGCTGGCAAGGAAAAAAACATCTGCAAGAGGTGAAATAA
- a CDS encoding DUF294 nucleotidyltransferase-like domain-containing protein has protein sequence MLQTIKDRKLYDRVHKNPLFANTTEEEFDRLLLACKLKVYEEAEKSNYFKTPQEGLLIVLEGSAEVMIEGQDGSPVMLEVIQENEIIGFSNFAYYLGEMARPLDKHHIDMEVAKHSICLQVPYDVIKQRMDDQEVRDYVLRKMSLRLANVYTSLGEQVRLADEYGESEPYVRRVQDFMSSPVITIHADAEAREIAELMIKNSISSIIVTDQAGKLLGIVTEKDLVERVIAGGGSPAVLRAKDIMTKKPHTVKMTDYYYEALSKFYKHGIKHLPVVKAGKPVGIVTFATLMTKRDRNSMNILKTIEEASFENLPVVKEAIYDVLSNLIQDEISTIHTLEIITKFYDRLAKHCVMLAVQSLEDQGKGPPPVQFAWYQMGSGARGEQFMLTDQDHFLVYEDVSREEAVQVEKYFELLGNEIVVHLEQAGYTRCIGFMMASETQWRGTMSIWHARLRQWALQSTPEQILLGYNFLSFRFLYGETAVNDRFIEMVQRLLEKSATFIYYMAQQEKEKPIPHLQQNFLNIFRGRSKADVIDIKKHALFPLHHCLQILGVSNGIINATPLEIISALQKKKKITKDFAEEIRHAYEISLSIRISMSWEKHLRNEKISTEIDLHSLRRWELNELRTTLDTVRALQSHLLSKL, from the coding sequence ATGCTGCAGACAATAAAAGACCGTAAGTTGTATGATAGAGTCCATAAAAATCCGCTGTTTGCCAATACAACAGAAGAGGAATTTGACAGGCTGTTACTCGCTTGTAAACTAAAGGTATACGAAGAAGCAGAGAAATCAAATTACTTCAAAACACCGCAAGAAGGTTTGCTGATCGTATTAGAAGGTTCAGCAGAAGTAATGATTGAAGGACAGGACGGAAGCCCCGTGATGCTTGAAGTAATACAGGAAAATGAAATTATCGGCTTCTCGAATTTTGCTTATTACTTAGGTGAGATGGCAAGGCCGCTCGATAAACATCATATCGATATGGAAGTGGCCAAACATTCCATCTGTCTTCAAGTGCCCTATGATGTAATTAAGCAGCGGATGGACGATCAGGAAGTGCGTGATTATGTTCTGCGTAAGATGTCGCTCCGTCTGGCCAATGTTTATACTTCGCTGGGAGAACAAGTCCGGCTGGCAGATGAGTATGGAGAAAGCGAGCCGTACGTACGGCGGGTTCAAGATTTTATGAGCAGTCCGGTCATCACGATTCATGCGGATGCAGAAGCCCGGGAAATTGCGGAGCTGATGATTAAAAACTCCATCAGTTCTATTATTGTGACGGATCAGGCAGGAAAACTTCTGGGGATCGTGACAGAAAAAGACTTAGTGGAACGGGTAATAGCGGGCGGCGGTTCTCCTGCCGTACTCCGTGCGAAGGACATCATGACAAAGAAACCGCACACTGTGAAAATGACTGATTACTATTACGAAGCGCTGTCGAAATTCTATAAGCATGGAATCAAACATTTACCTGTTGTGAAAGCAGGAAAACCTGTTGGCATTGTGACATTTGCCACGCTTATGACGAAGCGCGACCGTAATTCAATGAATATCCTAAAAACTATTGAAGAAGCGTCATTTGAAAATCTGCCGGTTGTCAAAGAAGCAATATATGATGTGCTGTCAAATTTGATTCAGGACGAAATATCGACCATTCATACGCTGGAGATCATTACGAAGTTCTATGATCGTCTGGCAAAACATTGCGTCATGCTGGCTGTGCAGTCTCTGGAAGACCAGGGAAAAGGTCCGCCGCCCGTCCAGTTTGCCTGGTATCAGATGGGCAGCGGTGCGCGTGGAGAGCAGTTTATGCTGACGGATCAAGATCATTTTCTAGTCTATGAAGACGTTTCAAGGGAAGAAGCCGTGCAAGTGGAGAAGTACTTTGAGCTTCTCGGCAATGAAATAGTGGTTCATCTTGAACAGGCAGGATATACAAGATGCATCGGTTTCATGATGGCCAGCGAGACACAATGGCGGGGCACAATGTCTATCTGGCACGCCCGTCTCCGTCAGTGGGCTCTGCAGTCTACACCTGAACAAATCTTATTAGGCTATAATTTTCTTTCATTCCGGTTCCTTTACGGTGAAACAGCGGTAAATGACCGGTTTATTGAAATGGTACAGCGTCTGCTCGAAAAATCAGCGACATTTATTTACTATATGGCGCAGCAGGAAAAAGAAAAGCCGATTCCGCATTTGCAGCAGAATTTCCTAAATATTTTCCGCGGCCGCAGTAAAGCGGATGTGATTGACATCAAGAAACACGCGCTGTTCCCGCTGCACCACTGCCTGCAAATTTTAGGTGTCAGCAATGGAATTATTAACGCGACACCGCTGGAAATCATTTCAGCGTTGCAGAAAAAGAAAAAGATTACGAAAGACTTCGCGGAAGAAATCCGGCATGCGTATGAAATTTCTTTGAGCATCCGAATTTCCATGTCGTGGGAAAAGCATTTGCGTAATGAAAAAATCTCGACAGAAATTGATTTGCACTCGTTAAGAAGATGGGAATTGAATGAATTGCGCACCACTTTAGATACGGTCCGGGCATTGCAATCACATTTATTATCAAAATTATGA
- a CDS encoding PolC-type DNA polymerase III has translation MFWKKKKLTYELQQSLQLNTPLQEMNFTVFDTETTGFAIGADDRMIEIGAVQVEGFEVTDRVFQTFVNPSREIPPVISKLTNIQQSQVDQAPMPLPAIEEYFAFIEKNKSAGWVGHHVSFDELVIKKELSRQKCTFQNPTSFDTMHLIRYLDPTGEQQDLEDYAKLFGTEVFERHRALGDALTTAHVFTALLKKLDRQGVKTLADLLRIKNGGAHKFASQT, from the coding sequence ATGTTTTGGAAAAAGAAAAAATTAACGTATGAACTGCAGCAGTCTCTTCAGCTAAATACACCACTTCAAGAAATGAATTTTACGGTATTTGATACGGAAACGACAGGTTTTGCCATCGGGGCAGATGATCGGATGATAGAAATCGGTGCGGTGCAGGTAGAAGGATTCGAAGTGACAGACCGCGTCTTTCAGACATTCGTCAACCCGTCTAGAGAAATTCCCCCTGTCATCAGCAAGCTGACCAATATACAACAATCACAAGTTGATCAAGCGCCTATGCCTTTGCCGGCCATTGAAGAATATTTTGCCTTTATTGAAAAAAATAAAAGTGCAGGCTGGGTGGGGCACCACGTCAGTTTCGATGAACTGGTCATCAAGAAAGAACTGAGCCGGCAGAAATGCACGTTTCAAAATCCTACTTCATTTGATACGATGCATTTAATCCGTTATTTGGATCCTACGGGTGAACAGCAGGATTTGGAAGACTATGCAAAGCTTTTCGGAACAGAGGTTTTTGAACGTCACCGTGCACTAGGGGATGCTTTAACTACTGCTCATGTCTTCACGGCATTGCTAAAAAAACTCGATCGTCAAGGCGTAAAGACGCTGGCAGACTTACTCCGCATTAAAAATGGCGGGGCACATAAATTCGCTTCCCAGACATAA